Below is a genomic region from Sinorhizobium meliloti.
CAGCGTTCTTGCGCCAGTAGAGGAAGCCGGCGATACCTCCGAACGCCACAAGGATCAGGAGGAGGTTCTGCCAAGGTATGCCGCCGATCGCAGTGACCAACGAAACCAAGCCGCCGATCGTGCCGGGCCCAAGCACCTCTTTCGACTTCCACCAGGGCGCATCGAGGCTGGGCGGCGTGATCGGGACCGGTACCGGCTTCTCCTCGGTCACCGGCGCGACCTTAACCTCCGGCCGCGCTGCTTCGCCCGGAGTGAGCGCCACAAGCGCCGTATGCATCGCCGCACGGGTTTTCGGGCCTACGTCGCCGTCGACCTGCAGGCGCTGGTCCGCCTGGAACTGAAGGACATTGTCGGCTCGGTAGCCGAGAAGAACGAGCGAGATCCGCGCCAGGCGATCGAAGCGGTCGGAGAGGCCGTTCTTGCCGCCGTTGATCTTCTTCGTGATGGTCTCGGCGTCGCCCTCGTCGGCCCAACGGTTGAGGTCGCGCGTGTCCCAGTAGAACAGAGGCACCAGGCCTTCCCAAGGATCGGTGTTGACCGCATCCGGATCCTTGACGAAGTCCGGGCAGTCGAGGCCGGCCGCGCGGCACCAGTTGCGGAACTGGCGGTAGTTGTCCTTGCCGGTGAGCTGCATGCCGGTGCGGCCGCGGTAGAGATGGCCGTCGCCATCCTTCTCCGGCGTGTTGCCAAGATCGGTGCGGGTGTCGTAGCGCTGTTGCGCCGGCGTCGGGCCCCAGATCTCGCGATCGTAGCGGAAGTCTCCGCTTTCATGCATGAGCTGGGCGAAATATTGGGCGAGACGGTGCGGCCGATCCATGCCGAAACGCTCCCCGTATCTGTCCAGCGTCACAAGCACGGACGCAAGGTTGCTCTCGTTCACCCTGCCCTTCACGGCAGCGCGAACGTGCTGAGCGGTGATGGCGCTCATTCGTTTCTCCTGATTGTCGTTGGGGAATGCTCGGCGGGCTAAGCCACACACTGGTGTATGGTGGCCGGCGATGGTCGCGTTTAAACTGACGTTGGTCGCTTT
It encodes:
- a CDS encoding chitinase, which produces MSAITAQHVRAAVKGRVNESNLASVLVTLDRYGERFGMDRPHRLAQYFAQLMHESGDFRYDREIWGPTPAQQRYDTRTDLGNTPEKDGDGHLYRGRTGMQLTGKDNYRQFRNWCRAAGLDCPDFVKDPDAVNTDPWEGLVPLFYWDTRDLNRWADEGDAETITKKINGGKNGLSDRFDRLARISLVLLGYRADNVLQFQADQRLQVDGDVGPKTRAAMHTALVALTPGEAARPEVKVAPVTEEKPVPVPITPPSLDAPWWKSKEVLGPGTIGGLVSLVTAIGGIPWQNLLLILVAFGGIAGFLYWRKNADRKAVAKQVEGMA